The Candidatus Bathyarchaeota archaeon genome has a segment encoding these proteins:
- a CDS encoding metallophosphoesterase family protein, which translates to MRMLVSSDFHGNELAFQKVASEAQGLEVDCLIICGDITNFGSAAQAENLLSNFKELKMPVIFVPGNCDLPSVLEVEAENFFNIHGKCIELENYSFIGVGGSPLGPLHTPLEFSEDEIADLLTVAFSKCSQSGRLILISHTPPLNTRLDLAFNGEHIGSRSVRHFVEEKAPIAVFCGHVHEAVGIDKINETVVVNPGPAKYGYYAIVEIEREVEVKLRRFE; encoded by the coding sequence TTGCGAATGTTAGTCTCTTCCGATTTCCATGGAAACGAACTAGCTTTTCAAAAAGTAGCCAGCGAAGCTCAAGGCTTAGAAGTTGACTGCCTAATAATTTGCGGCGACATAACAAACTTCGGGTCGGCTGCACAGGCTGAAAATCTCCTTTCAAACTTCAAGGAACTGAAAATGCCAGTTATATTTGTGCCTGGAAACTGCGACCTTCCATCAGTTTTAGAAGTTGAGGCTGAAAACTTCTTTAACATTCATGGAAAATGCATAGAACTCGAAAATTACAGTTTTATTGGCGTTGGCGGTTCTCCATTAGGGCCGTTGCATACTCCCCTAGAGTTTTCCGAAGATGAAATAGCAGACTTATTGACCGTAGCATTTTCCAAATGCTCTCAAAGTGGGAGGTTAATTCTTATTTCTCATACTCCCCCTCTAAATACTCGGCTTGATTTGGCCTTTAATGGCGAACATATTGGAAGCAGAAGTGTTAGGCATTTCGTTGAAGAGAAAGCTCCAATTGCAGTTTTCTGCGGTCATGTTCACGAAGCTGTTGGAATTGATAAAATCAATGAAACTGTAGTTGTGAACCCCGGGCCAGCCAAGTACGGCTATTATGCTATTGTTGAGATTGAAAGGGAAGTTGAAGTTAAATTGCGTCGTTTTGAGTAA
- a CDS encoding peptidylprolyl isomerase, with amino-acid sequence MIRQLYCSKWDDAMPLQTGDFILIDYVGKVKETGEVFDTTIEEVAKKERLYKEGEIYEPKLVVLGEGWVLKALEDELLKLEVGKEATVEIPPEKAFGPRDPGKVKLVPLRRLTSKGITPQIGMRIEYDGKMATVRTVGAGRVQLDFNPPLAGKTLVYEVTVKKKLETKTEKINALIHRRIPVVEIEKFKVKITKATVTVEMPEDAYYIEGIQLAKRGIALDIQKFFPAVSTVKFIETFKRQQSA; translated from the coding sequence TTGATTAGGCAACTCTACTGTTCAAAATGGGATGATGCTATGCCACTACAAACTGGAGACTTCATACTTATAGACTATGTTGGAAAGGTTAAGGAAACAGGCGAAGTATTCGACACAACAATAGAAGAAGTTGCAAAGAAGGAAAGACTCTACAAGGAAGGGGAAATATACGAGCCTAAACTTGTTGTGTTAGGCGAAGGGTGGGTTCTAAAAGCCTTAGAAGATGAGCTTCTAAAACTTGAAGTTGGAAAAGAGGCCACGGTTGAAATTCCCCCAGAGAAGGCTTTCGGCCCAAGAGACCCAGGAAAAGTCAAGCTTGTTCCGCTTAGACGACTTACATCTAAAGGAATAACTCCGCAGATTGGAATGAGAATAGAGTATGATGGGAAAATGGCGACTGTTAGGACGGTTGGAGCTGGAAGGGTGCAGTTAGACTTTAATCCTCCGCTAGCTGGCAAAACATTGGTTTACGAGGTTACAGTTAAGAAAAAACTTGAAACAAAAACTGAAAAAATAAACGCGTTAATTCATAGAAGAATTCCAGTGGTTGAAATTGAGAAGTTTAAAGTTAAGATTACAAAGGCCACAGTAACCGTAGAAATGCCGGAAGACGCCTACTACATAGAGGGGATTCAACTTGCAAAACGGGGCATAGCATTAGACATTCAAAAATTCTTCCCTGCAGTTTCAACTGTAAAGTTCATTGAAACCTTCAAGAGGCAACAATCCGCTTAA
- a CDS encoding UPF0179 family protein, producing the protein MSRDSKSRIITLVGVKQARKGLEFLHEKPSEKCENCEYYKVCIGNLETGRVYRIIKLRDKVFPCPIHEDGVRVVEVVESEISAAINQKVALEGAVITFHLEECENASCKYRSLCFPIGLYEGDRCEIVKVEENIECEKGLRLVAVKLKRIVAS; encoded by the coding sequence ATGTCAAGAGATAGTAAAAGCAGAATAATTACACTTGTAGGCGTCAAACAGGCACGTAAAGGACTTGAATTTTTACATGAAAAGCCTAGCGAAAAATGCGAAAACTGCGAATACTATAAAGTTTGCATAGGAAACTTGGAAACTGGAAGAGTTTACAGAATCATCAAGCTTCGAGACAAGGTTTTTCCATGCCCAATTCATGAAGATGGAGTTAGAGTAGTTGAAGTTGTTGAAAGTGAGATTTCAGCCGCTATAAATCAAAAAGTGGCTTTAGAAGGCGCAGTAATAACGTTTCATTTGGAAGAGTGTGAAAATGCTAGTTGTAAGTATAGGAGTTTATGTTTTCCAATTGGACTTTATGAAGGAGACCGTTGCGAAATAGTTAAAGTTGAAGAAAATATTGAATGTGAAAAGGGTCTGCGGCTTGTGGCCGTGAAGCTTAAGCGGATTGTTGCCTCTTGA
- a CDS encoding NAD(P)-dependent glycerol-1-phosphate dehydrogenase, with the protein MELPREVIVGENTLELVADITRKLGFKKKAFIVSGFKTFEIAGRKVKEILEDSGIEVEYSLVNSSTVNEVKLVEEKIETVKPQVVFGVGGGTKIDVAKLSSARKGIPFISVPTTASHDGIASPVASVKGLSKPYSVMAQAPMAIIADTDVIIRADYRFIASGCGDVIAKLTAVRDWKLAHMAKNEYYGEYAASLALMSAKLIVRNADLIKPGSIEGLRVLLEALISCGVAMSIAGSSRPCSGSEHLFSHALDLLNSKHAMHGEQCGVGTILMGYIHRVNWEKIKKTLEKVGAPTTAKELKLEPKAIVEAMVKAKEVRPERYTILNEKTLDFEYAEKIAKLTGVIE; encoded by the coding sequence ATGGAACTTCCAAGAGAAGTCATAGTTGGTGAGAACACCCTAGAGTTAGTAGCAGATATAACCAGAAAACTTGGCTTTAAGAAGAAAGCCTTCATCGTAAGCGGTTTTAAAACGTTCGAAATAGCTGGAAGGAAAGTTAAGGAAATTTTAGAGGACTCCGGAATCGAAGTTGAGTACTCGTTGGTGAACTCATCAACAGTTAATGAAGTAAAGCTTGTTGAAGAAAAGATAGAGACTGTAAAGCCGCAAGTTGTCTTCGGAGTAGGAGGAGGCACAAAAATTGACGTTGCAAAGCTCAGCTCAGCACGAAAGGGGATTCCCTTCATAAGCGTACCCACAACAGCATCCCATGATGGAATAGCAAGTCCAGTAGCATCGGTTAAGGGGTTAAGCAAACCCTACTCGGTTATGGCTCAAGCACCCATGGCAATAATTGCAGACACAGACGTAATAATACGGGCAGATTACCGCTTCATCGCAAGCGGCTGCGGAGACGTAATTGCTAAGTTGACGGCGGTTAGAGACTGGAAACTTGCGCATATGGCCAAAAACGAGTATTATGGAGAGTACGCGGCAAGTCTAGCTTTAATGAGCGCTAAGCTAATTGTGAGAAACGCTGATTTAATAAAGCCTGGAAGCATTGAAGGTTTGCGTGTTCTTTTAGAGGCGTTGATAAGTTGCGGTGTTGCAATGAGCATTGCTGGAAGCAGTAGACCATGCAGTGGCTCAGAACACTTGTTTAGCCACGCCCTCGACCTCCTTAACTCGAAACATGCAATGCACGGTGAACAATGCGGAGTTGGAACGATACTGATGGGTTATATTCACCGCGTAAACTGGGAAAAAATAAAGAAAACTTTAGAAAAAGTGGGAGCTCCAACAACAGCCAAAGAGCTTAAGCTTGAACCTAAAGCAATAGTTGAAGCCATGGTTAAAGCGAAGGAAGTCAGACCGGAAAGATACACTATTCTTAACGAGAAAACTCTCGACTTTGAATACGCCGAAAAAATAGCGAAACTAACAGGCGTAATAGAATAG
- the psmB gene encoding archaeal proteasome endopeptidase complex subunit beta: MPSELMMKGTTTIGVVCKNGVILSSDTRVTMGYFVAHKKGKKIYKIDDHLAMTIAGTVADAQWTVDVLKANAQLYKLTNKRKMPVSAAARLIANLLFSNRYSPLITQVLIGGVDDTGSHVYSLDPFGSLTEEKCVATGSGSPIAYGVLEDQYREDATVEELLPVVVRAVHSAMKRDAASGDSFDVAVIDERGFRELTEEEKKKILESS; encoded by the coding sequence ATTCCAAGCGAGTTAATGATGAAAGGAACAACAACAATAGGCGTAGTATGTAAAAATGGAGTAATCCTATCCTCCGACACCCGCGTAACTATGGGCTACTTCGTAGCCCACAAGAAAGGAAAGAAAATCTACAAAATTGACGATCATCTTGCAATGACGATTGCGGGCACAGTTGCAGACGCCCAATGGACAGTTGACGTTTTGAAGGCAAACGCCCAACTCTACAAACTCACCAACAAACGAAAAATGCCAGTAAGTGCAGCTGCAAGGCTTATTGCAAATTTGCTTTTCTCAAACAGATACTCCCCATTAATAACGCAAGTGCTAATAGGAGGCGTCGACGATACAGGTTCTCACGTTTACTCTTTAGACCCATTCGGAAGCTTAACTGAAGAAAAATGCGTTGCAACGGGTTCCGGTTCACCAATCGCCTACGGAGTACTAGAAGACCAATATAGAGAAGACGCCACTGTTGAAGAGCTTCTTCCAGTTGTCGTCCGCGCTGTGCACTCTGCTATGAAAAGGGATGCCGCAAGCGGAGACAGCTTTGATGTTGCAGTAATCGACGAGAGAGGTTTCAGAGAACTCACAGAGGAGGAGAAGAAGAAAATTCTAGAAAGCTCCTAG
- a CDS encoding beta-CASP ribonuclease aCPSF1, giving the protein MPSQQRSKIEISHYILEHVPKEAEVTRIEYEGPAIALYTKKPEILIEQSSIITDIVSIIRKRIVVRSDPAVRSSEKETKKIIKEIVPKEAEITNINFDPSLGEVIIEAKKPGLVIGKNGAVLQEIIRQTRWRPRILRSPPLPSKIISHMRHFLHSESKERERILRVTGERIFRPLIYEVGDVRITALGGFQEVGRSAILVQTRESQVLLDCGINPGASSPFDAFPRLDVPAFDLEMLDAVVITHAHLDHCGLLPLLFKYGYDGPVYCSAPTSSLMTLLQLDYLDVLSKQGVMAPYDQKDVRECVLHTFPLRYGVVTDIAPDIRLTLHNAGHILGSAVVHLHIGEGLHNIVYTGDYKYARTTLLEPAVTEFPRVETIITESTYGAPQDVMPPRVEAEEKLASIINETLGNKGKVLIPVPAVGRAQEIMLIIDGYMRKGLIKEAPVFIEGMISEATAIHTAYPEYLARDIRNSILHEGINPFQSEYFTIVEHPSAREEIIEGRECIILATSGMLEGGPVIEYFKRLAPDKKNTIIFVSYQIEGTLGRRVQKGIKEISMLNNEGKIEIIKVKMRVESIEGFSGHSDRRQIINYIRRVTPRPEKIIVCHGEKAKCYSIADYLRRKFNVDAVAPRVLETVRLR; this is encoded by the coding sequence GTGCCCTCCCAGCAAAGGTCGAAAATTGAAATAAGCCATTACATACTTGAACATGTTCCGAAGGAAGCCGAAGTCACAAGAATAGAGTATGAAGGCCCAGCCATCGCATTATACACGAAAAAACCTGAAATCCTAATTGAACAGAGTTCCATAATAACTGACATAGTCAGCATAATCCGCAAGAGAATAGTGGTTCGTTCAGATCCAGCAGTAAGATCTTCGGAGAAAGAAACTAAAAAGATAATAAAGGAGATAGTTCCAAAGGAAGCTGAAATTACAAATATTAATTTCGACCCAAGCCTGGGAGAAGTGATAATAGAAGCTAAAAAGCCCGGCTTAGTTATAGGCAAAAACGGGGCTGTTCTTCAGGAGATAATAAGGCAAACCCGCTGGAGACCGAGAATTCTGAGAAGCCCGCCTTTACCATCTAAAATTATCAGTCATATGAGACATTTCTTGCATAGTGAAAGCAAAGAAAGGGAAAGAATTCTACGGGTAACTGGAGAAAGAATATTTAGACCCCTAATTTACGAAGTTGGGGACGTAAGGATAACTGCCCTTGGAGGCTTCCAAGAAGTAGGCAGATCAGCAATTCTTGTTCAAACTAGGGAAAGCCAAGTTCTTCTCGACTGTGGAATAAATCCCGGTGCTTCGTCTCCGTTTGATGCGTTTCCAAGGCTTGATGTACCCGCCTTTGACTTGGAAATGCTTGACGCCGTAGTAATTACTCATGCACATTTAGACCACTGCGGATTGCTCCCTCTGCTTTTCAAATATGGATATGACGGCCCAGTTTACTGTTCTGCTCCAACTTCAAGCTTGATGACTCTGCTTCAACTTGATTATCTCGATGTTTTAAGTAAGCAAGGGGTTATGGCCCCATATGACCAAAAGGATGTCAGAGAATGCGTTCTTCACACGTTTCCCCTCAGATACGGTGTTGTAACGGATATAGCCCCTGACATAAGGCTTACTCTCCATAACGCTGGCCACATTCTCGGCTCTGCAGTAGTGCATTTACACATAGGCGAAGGCTTACATAACATAGTATACACTGGAGACTACAAATATGCAAGGACCACCTTGCTTGAACCGGCTGTAACAGAATTTCCAAGAGTAGAAACGATAATTACAGAATCAACTTACGGAGCCCCACAAGACGTAATGCCTCCTCGAGTTGAAGCTGAGGAAAAGCTCGCATCAATAATAAATGAAACTTTAGGGAACAAGGGAAAAGTTCTAATTCCAGTTCCAGCAGTTGGAAGAGCCCAAGAAATAATGCTTATAATTGACGGTTACATGCGTAAGGGCCTAATAAAGGAGGCACCAGTCTTCATTGAAGGAATGATATCCGAAGCCACAGCCATACATACTGCTTACCCGGAATATCTAGCCAGAGATATCAGAAATAGCATATTGCATGAGGGAATAAACCCATTTCAATCAGAATACTTTACCATAGTGGAACATCCAAGTGCCAGGGAAGAAATAATCGAAGGCCGCGAATGCATAATATTGGCGACTTCTGGCATGCTTGAGGGCGGCCCAGTAATAGAATATTTCAAAAGACTTGCACCAGACAAAAAGAACACAATAATATTCGTAAGCTATCAAATTGAGGGAACCCTCGGACGAAGAGTCCAGAAGGGAATCAAAGAGATTTCCATGCTTAACAATGAGGGAAAGATAGAAATAATAAAAGTTAAAATGAGGGTTGAATCAATTGAGGGTTTCTCCGGGCATTCCGATAGAAGACAGATAATAAACTACATAAGGAGAGTTACACCTAGACCAGAAAAAATTATTGTTTGTCATGGCGAAAAGGCGAAATGCTACAGCATTGCAGATTATCTTAGAAGAAAATTTAACGTAGACGCAGTAGCTCCAAGGGTTTTAGAAACAGTAAGGCTACGGTAA
- the sepF gene encoding cell division protein SepF, translating to MKALPLRNLSDVEVIKREVKAGNILIVKVTPLARKSVEDVKKAVNELCEFTDDVGGDIARLGEERVVICPSGIKIWRELPKNSVGG from the coding sequence TTGAAGGCCCTTCCATTGAGGAATCTCTCTGACGTTGAGGTTATAAAGCGGGAGGTTAAAGCTGGAAACATACTTATTGTTAAAGTTACCCCCCTTGCTAGGAAAAGTGTTGAAGACGTCAAGAAAGCCGTTAACGAACTATGCGAGTTCACCGACGACGTGGGAGGGGACATAGCCAGACTTGGCGAGGAAAGAGTTGTAATATGCCCCAGTGGAATAAAAATTTGGCGTGAACTGCCGAAAAACTCTGTTGGAGGCTAA
- a CDS encoding DUF1947 domain-containing protein, with protein MTKISKRHFLKGKEIQKLMDEISKNTKIQMRNILGRKPKVELINFDETRIFIVESKALFAFYKKSWIPTLIFEEALNLMPKIIVDMGAVPHVCNGADIMAPGIVEVEGKFQEGDLVTILDERYKKSIAVGVALKGSEEIVRTKRGKVVKNVHFVGDKLWKFIKSLR; from the coding sequence ATGACCAAAATTTCGAAAAGACACTTTCTTAAAGGCAAAGAAATCCAAAAGCTCATGGATGAAATATCAAAAAACACAAAAATTCAAATGAGAAATATTCTTGGAAGAAAGCCGAAAGTTGAACTCATAAACTTTGATGAAACAAGAATTTTCATCGTTGAATCAAAAGCTCTATTCGCATTTTACAAAAAAAGCTGGATCCCCACCCTTATCTTTGAAGAAGCACTCAATTTGATGCCGAAAATAATAGTTGATATGGGCGCTGTTCCCCACGTATGCAATGGAGCGGACATTATGGCTCCGGGAATAGTTGAAGTGGAAGGAAAATTTCAGGAAGGAGATTTGGTTACAATTTTAGATGAGAGATACAAGAAGTCTATAGCTGTGGGGGTTGCGCTTAAAGGTTCTGAAGAAATAGTTAGAACAAAGCGTGGGAAAGTAGTAAAAAATGTTCATTTTGTCGGCGATAAACTTTGGAAATTTATTAAAAGTTTGCGGTGA
- a CDS encoding RNA-binding protein: MSEMSIQILEESLGKIVLVRLKGGRSLRGKLKGFDQHLNLVLEDAEDTTDIENVKKLGSIIVRGDNVVIISPPPR; this comes from the coding sequence ATGAGTGAAATGTCTATTCAGATACTTGAAGAGAGTCTGGGCAAAATAGTTCTCGTCAGACTTAAGGGTGGAAGAAGTCTCAGAGGAAAACTGAAGGGATTTGATCAGCATTTAAATTTGGTTCTGGAGGACGCTGAAGACACAACTGACATTGAAAACGTTAAAAAGCTGGGCTCAATTATAGTGCGTGGAGACAACGTAGTAATCATTTCGCCTCCACCAAGGTGA
- a CDS encoding 50S ribosomal protein L37e, with amino-acid sequence MTKGTPSFGKRAGKTLHIRCRRCGRRAYNVKKKRCAACGYGASTKIRRYSWQTKNLNRERLR; translated from the coding sequence ATGACGAAGGGAACGCCATCATTTGGGAAAAGAGCTGGTAAAACCTTACATATTCGATGCAGAAGATGCGGTAGACGAGCATATAATGTGAAGAAGAAAAGATGCGCCGCATGCGGTTATGGCGCTTCAACCAAGATTAGACGTTACTCTTGGCAAACTAAAAATTTGAATAGAGAAAGACTTCGTTAA
- the rpsJ gene encoding 30S ribosomal protein S10 codes for MRKARIRLSSTDYKKLEEVCQELKAIAEKTGVKMTGPIPLPTKRLRVPVRKSPCGEGTATWDRWELRIHKRLIDIDAEERVMRRIMRIRVPEEVYVSIELL; via the coding sequence GTGAGAAAGGCTAGGATAAGGCTTTCAAGTACAGATTACAAAAAGCTTGAAGAGGTATGTCAAGAGCTAAAGGCCATAGCCGAAAAGACAGGTGTAAAAATGACTGGACCTATTCCGTTACCTACTAAAAGACTGCGTGTTCCAGTTAGGAAGTCTCCATGCGGAGAAGGAACGGCCACATGGGACCGCTGGGAACTACGCATCCATAAACGCCTAATAGACATAGACGCTGAAGAAAGAGTTATGCGAAGAATAATGCGGATACGAGTCCCAGAGGAAGTTTATGTAAGCATAGAACTCCTCTAG
- a CDS encoding rhomboid family intramembrane serine protease, with protein MFPIKDENPSSTTPVMNISLVLVNIAIFFCFFFCSVDYGTIIMNYGMVPMYILRGERLYTLFTSLFLHGGFIHLFGNMIYLYIFGDNVEDAFGHFRYLLFYLICGVAADFTHILSLTQLELTIPTIGASGAISGVLGAYLILYPRARILTLVFYGWAFITAIPAIFFLGFWFLMQWLFAVFEVGGGVAYWAHIGGFVAGLILAPIFRRKRKLVESSYGI; from the coding sequence TTGTTTCCGATTAAAGATGAAAATCCATCCTCTACAACGCCCGTGATGAATATAAGCTTAGTTTTAGTTAACATTGCTATTTTCTTCTGCTTTTTCTTTTGCAGTGTTGATTATGGAACCATTATAATGAATTATGGTATGGTTCCAATGTACATTTTGAGAGGAGAAAGACTTTATACGCTTTTTACTTCGCTGTTTCTTCACGGAGGTTTTATACACTTATTTGGAAACATGATATACTTGTACATTTTTGGCGACAATGTGGAGGATGCTTTTGGGCATTTTCGCTACCTTCTTTTCTATCTCATATGCGGAGTTGCTGCTGATTTCACGCACATTTTAAGCCTAACACAGCTGGAGCTCACTATTCCAACTATTGGAGCTTCAGGCGCTATCTCCGGCGTATTAGGCGCCTATCTAATACTTTATCCTCGTGCAAGAATCCTTACTCTGGTCTTTTATGGTTGGGCTTTCATAACCGCTATACCCGCAATTTTTTTCCTCGGCTTTTGGTTCCTAATGCAGTGGCTGTTCGCAGTTTTTGAGGTTGGAGGAGGAGTTGCCTACTGGGCCCATATAGGCGGATTCGTAGCAGGATTAATCTTAGCACCAATCTTTAGAAGAAAAAGAAAACTTGTGGAATCTTCCTATGGAATTTAA
- a CDS encoding glycosyltransferase, with protein sequence MYIKKLFTKTEKSDVKRREEGFFPTVSFIVPVFNKEDEIVKCIERLFNYASNYPGFVEIFVIDNGSKDNTYEVAYATMEMRKRTFPRVRTKLIRLSQKLEIQEILKICLKAALGQKRVIVKCEKSGITAEMLNYS encoded by the coding sequence ATGTATATTAAAAAACTATTTACAAAGACTGAAAAATCCGATGTAAAAAGGAGAGAGGAAGGCTTCTTCCCTACAGTCTCCTTCATAGTTCCAGTTTTTAACAAAGAAGACGAGATAGTAAAGTGTATAGAGAGACTTTTCAACTACGCGTCGAATTACCCGGGTTTTGTTGAAATATTTGTCATAGATAATGGAAGCAAAGACAACACGTATGAAGTTGCATATGCAACAATGGAAATGAGAAAAAGAACCTTTCCAAGAGTAAGAACAAAACTGATAAGGCTTTCGCAGAAACTTGAAATTCAAGAAATACTGAAAATTTGTTTAAAAGCTGCTTTGGGACAAAAAAGGGTTATTGTAAAATGCGAAAAATCCGGAATAACGGCTGAAATGTTGAATTACAGTTAA
- a CDS encoding winged helix-turn-helix transcriptional regulator, with translation MEDVSKYYALLKDPTRRKIIEILGEQGKIGFKELRQILGLGVGTVYYHLDMLSDFIVQDKSRKYMLNENGKLLYRSMKDGTLPPTLSAKKALSSKIGKWLFLTPLFLRTTKPERILPFSIAIIVLGGIGCAITKLDPFLFFYFPFSTYEFEKIVAFYFIGWVGLFLFSDALTYLLYKRVGGELQLFACLGVASFPLAIFPYITMFLSYSIAKYLLLALQIWTLLLISAALTFGKGLRLDKSIIISLTILYLNVIMLVLLGKFP, from the coding sequence ATGGAAGACGTTTCCAAATATTACGCTTTGCTTAAAGATCCTACACGTAGAAAGATAATTGAAATACTGGGCGAACAAGGGAAGATAGGATTTAAGGAGCTTAGGCAAATTTTAGGCCTAGGCGTCGGAACGGTTTATTACCATCTCGACATGCTTTCAGACTTCATAGTGCAGGACAAAAGCAGAAAATACATGTTAAATGAAAATGGAAAGCTGCTTTATCGGTCGATGAAGGACGGAACGTTACCGCCGACCTTAAGCGCTAAAAAAGCCTTAAGCAGTAAAATTGGAAAGTGGCTGTTCCTAACGCCGCTGTTTTTAAGAACAACAAAGCCTGAAAGAATTTTGCCTTTTTCAATAGCCATAATAGTTCTCGGAGGGATAGGATGCGCAATCACAAAGCTTGACCCTTTCCTATTCTTTTACTTCCCGTTTAGCACTTACGAATTCGAAAAAATAGTTGCGTTCTACTTTATAGGCTGGGTGGGCCTATTCCTATTCTCAGACGCCCTCACTTACCTGCTTTACAAAAGAGTTGGAGGAGAACTGCAACTCTTCGCATGTTTAGGCGTCGCTTCATTTCCGTTGGCAATATTTCCATACATCACCATGTTCCTATCCTACAGCATAGCCAAATACCTACTGTTAGCACTTCAAATTTGGACACTGCTTCTAATTTCCGCAGCCCTCACCTTCGGAAAAGGACTACGCCTAGACAAATCAATAATTATAAGCCTAACAATACTATACCTAAACGTAATAATGCTCGTGCTGCTAGGAAAATTCCCATAA